One region of Gossypium raimondii isolate GPD5lz chromosome 6, ASM2569854v1, whole genome shotgun sequence genomic DNA includes:
- the LOC105772838 gene encoding cucumisin — protein sequence MGDRLKDGASTALLHSSMVQDVFGSESKTVLYCYKKSFNGFVVDLTEEEAQKMAGIKGVVSVFPNEKRKLHTTRSWDFMGFPQQVERATMESDVIIGVLDIGIWPESLSFDDKGLGPPPSKWKGSCQFQPQDNFTCNNKIIGAKYYRSDGLLLPDDFESPRDSDGHGTHTASTAAGNLVDGASLYGFGSGTARGGVPSARIAVYKICWSDGCQDADILVGFDDAISDGVDIISISVEGGRTGDYFEHAIDVASFHAMKNGILTVISAGNDGPRRSTISNFSPWSLSVVASTIDRKFSTKVQLGNNKIYEGVSINTFDLKNKTYPMIYGGDAANTTSTSTISSRFCFPNSLDKNLVKGKIVLCDTILTNGIGALLAGAAGTVARDQGNNIDYSSLFPLPASCFNLIDGRNIFEYVNSTRGIRPLALGLRQDSFVDRGRSSVKP from the exons ATGGGTGACCGACTTAAAGATGGAGCTTCCACAGCTTTGCTTCACAGCAGCATGGTACAAGATGTTTTTGGCAG TGAGTCGAAGACAGTGCTGTACTGCTACAAAAAGAGTTTTAATGGGTTCGTGGTGGATTTGACTGAGGAAGAAGCACAAAAAATGGCCG GAATAAAGGGTGTAGTATCAGTGTTTccaaatgaaaagagaaaactaCATACAACAAGGTCATGGGATTTTATGGGATTCCCTCAACAAGTTGAAAGAGCAACCATGGAAAGTGATGTTATCATTGGTGTTTTAGACATTGGAATTTGGCCTGAATCTCTAAGCTTTGATGACAAAGGACTTGGTCCACCTCCTTCCAAATGGAAAGGCAGTTGCCAATTTCAACCACAAGACAATTTCACTTGCaacaa CAAGATCATAGGTGCAAAATATTACCGCAGCGATGGACTGCTTTTACCGGATGACTTTGAATCTCCGAGAGACAGCGACGGTCATGGGACTCATACTGCTTCCACGGCAGCCGGGAATTTAGTTGATGGTGCAAGTCTCTACGGCTTTGGTTCAGGAACAGCTCGAGGAGGGGTTCCATCAGCACGCATCGCGGTGTACAAAATATGTTGGTCCGATGGTTGTCAGGATGCCGACATTCTCGTAGGATTCGATGATGCGATCTCTGATGGAGTcgatattatatcaatttcagTCGAAGGAGGACGGACTGGAGACTATTTCGAACATGCGATCGATGTCGCATCTTTTCACGCCATGAAAAACGGTATACTGACCGTAATTTCGGCGGGTAACGATGGCCCTAGACGTTCAACGATCTCTAATTTCTCACCGTGGTCGCTTTCCGTGGTAGCTAGCACCATTGATCGTAAGTTTTCCACCAAGGTTCAACTTGGCAACAACAAGATTTATGAG GGAGTATCAATAAATACATTTGATCTCAAGAATAAAACGTACCCTATGATTTATGGCGGAGACGCAGCAAACACTACTTCAACATCTACTATATCATCGAG ATTCTGTTTTCCGAATTCATTGGATAAAAATTTGGTGAAGGGTAAGATTGTTCTTTGTGATACGATACTTACTAACGGGATAGGAGCCCTTTTGGCTGGTGCAGCTGGGACCGTGGCTCGAGACCAGGGCAACAATATTGACTATTCTAGCCTTTTTCCTTTGCCTGCATCTTGTTTTAACTTGATTGACGGTCGCAACATTTTTGAGTACGTAAACTCCACCAG